Proteins co-encoded in one Prunus persica cultivar Lovell chromosome G6, Prunus_persica_NCBIv2, whole genome shotgun sequence genomic window:
- the LOC109949679 gene encoding G-type lectin S-receptor-like serine/threonine-protein kinase LECRK1, with the protein MEIRQAERNHSNVIELGSSLSPNSNLSSWLSPSGHFAFGFYPQGNGFAVGIQLVNDPSLTKAEQSIVVWTAQRDGPLVSSNSMLLLTRDGLLLQTEQGKQVPITGNLSIKARSAAMLDYGNFVVYDHRSQVIWQSFDSPTDTILGGQNLNSGMDLVSSVSSTNHSSGRYWLKMQADGNLVSYQINITTPEASYWNSNTNGDMKLSLTVRGFLVLLPETGTGSAHPLATGSDDPRNNRTIIYRATLDADGIFRLYLHNYSVMSRRSRVLIVWSNLHDQCEVRGVCGFNSYCALIFGKTNKTDCHCYPGFVINPNDEFRGCYKNGSDDGCTGNENQRLRYNMASIDHILWPGDHPYSVVRLEKLQVCSDSCLEDCSCKAVLYINGSCNKYKLPLRYGRTSPGISATGFIKVAATHNLQLHNPTATGNSTLVKYETKNSRGLIVILAVSLGCIACICFAFAVSSFTIYVYRLKRYKKLLDHTKVGLAEELFSLQSFSYSKLEDVTHGFKDELGRGTFGAVYKGTLSTSNKVVAVKRLEKVVEEGVREFKAEITTIGRTHHRNLVQLLGFCIEGSRKLLVYEYMSNGSLAHLLFNKAVPVRPSWRERVGIVLDVAKAVLYLHEECGVRIIHCNLKPQNILLDHTWTAKISDFGLARLLIPNDQTEIAIGGEQRSGYLAPEWQKNALISVKSDIYSFGIVLLETVCCRKNIELKVSAPDEMILSSWAYKCFKAGEVYKLVEDDDQNVDLKTLERMIKVGLWCVQDDPGLRPLMKNVILMLEGTTDIPVPPSPELPKPVDF; encoded by the exons atGGAAATACGTCAAG CTGAAAGAAATCACTCCAATGTTATCGAATTGGGTTCCTCTCTATCTCCGAATTCTAACCTGAGTTCATGGCTCTCACCTTCTGGCCACTTCGCCTTTGGTTTCTATCCACAAGGCAACGGCTTCGCTGTTGGGATACAGCTTGTTAATGATCCTAGTCTGACTAAGGCTGAGCAAAGCATAGTCGTCTGGACTGCACAGCGAGATGGTCCGCTTGTCTCCTCCAACTCTATGCTACTGCTAACAAGAGACGGTCTGCTTCTTCAAACTGAGCAAGGCAAACAAGTACCCATTACCGGAAATTTGTCAATAAAGGCACGTTCAGCTGCTATGCTTGATTATGGAAACTTTGTAGTCTATGATCATCGTTCTCAGGTTATCTGGCAGAGCTTTGATTCCCCAACTGATACCATATTGGGAGGTCAAAATCTGAATTCTGGCATGGATTTGGTATCTAGTGTGTCttccaccaaccactctagTGGACGATATTGGCTGAAGATGCAGGCTGATGGCAACCTCGTTTCTTACCAGATAAATATCACCACTCCAGAAGCTTCTTATTGGAATTCCAACACTAACGGTGACATGAAGCTCAGTCTGACAGTACGGGGGTTTCTCGTTTTGCTTCCTGAAACTGGTACAGGTTCTGCACATCCCTTGGCAACTGGCTCAGATGACCCCCGCAATAACAGAACTATTATCTACCGTGCAACGCTGGATGCTGATGGGATTTTCAGATTGTACTTGCACAATTACTCTGTGATGAGCCGCAGGTCAAGAGTGTTGATTGTTTGGTCCAATTTGCATGACCAATGTGAAGTCAGAGGTGTCTGTGGCTTCAACAGTTACTGTGCACTCATATTTggaaagacaaacaaaactgACTGTCATTGTTATCCCGGTTTTGTAATCAACCCCAATGATGAGTTTCGGGGCTGCTATAAGAACGGTAGTGACGATGGCTGCACTGGCAATGAAAACCAAAGGCTGCGGTACAACATGGCTTCCATAGACCATATATTATGGCCAGGTGACCATCCTTATTCAGTGGTGCGATTAGAGAAGCTACAAGTTTGCAGCGACTCTTGCCTGGAAGACTGTAGTTGTAAGGCAGTACTGTATATTAATGGCAGTTGCAACAAATACAAGCTACCACTTCGATATGGTAGAACAAGCCCAGGTATATCAGCCACAGGATTCATCAAGGTAGCTGCAACACACAATCTGCAGTTACATAATCCAACGGCTACCGGAAATTCGACATTGGTGAAATATGAAACCAAGAATAGTCGTGGCTTGATTGTAATTCTTGCTGTGAGTCTGGGTTGTATTGCATGTATATGTTTTGCCTTTGCAGTCTCCAGTTTCACCATATACGTTTACCGACTTAAGAGGTACAAGAAGCTGTTGGATCATACCAAAGTGGGATTGGCTGAAGAGTTGTTCAGTTTACAATCGTTTTCGTACTCTAAGCTTGAAGACGTAACTCATGGTTTTAAGGACGAGCTAGGAAGGGGCACTTTTGGAGCTGTTTACAAAGGAACTCTGTCAACTAGTAACAAAGTAGTTGCGGTTAAAAGGCTCGAGAAAGTTGTGGAAGAAGGAGTGAGGGAATTCAAAGCTGAAATCACTACTATTGGACGAACTCATCACAGAAACTTGGTTCAGTTGCTTGGTTTCTGTATCGAAGGCTCCCGAAAGCTTCTTGTATATGAATACATGAGCAATGGCTCGCTTGCACatcttctttttaataaagCCGTGCCTGTGCGCCCTtcctggagagagagagtaggaATTGTGTTGGATGTGGCTAAAGCAGTGCTCTATTTACATGAAGAGTGCGGTGTGCGTATCATACACTGCAATTTGAAACCCCAAAACATACTTCTGGATCATACTTGGACTGCCAAGATCTCTGATTTCGGTTTGGCGAGGCTGCTAATTCCAAATGATCAAACAGAGATAGCTATTGGAGGTGAACAGAGAAGCGGTTACTTGGCACCAGAATGGCAGAAGAACGCCCTGATATCAGTAAAATCAGACATCTATAGTTTCGGTATTGTACTTTTGGAGACTGTATGCTGCAGAAAAAACATAGAGCTAAAAGTTTCAGCTCCAGATGAGATGATTCTTTCTAGTTGGGCATATAAATGCTTTAAGGCCGGAGAAGTATATAAGCTTGTGGAAGATGATGATCAAAATGTAGATTTGAAGACATTAGAGAGAATGATTAAAGTGGGGCTGTGGTGTGTTCAGGACGACCCAGGTTTGCGTCCCCTCATGAAGAACGTAATCTTGATGTTGGAAGGGACAACGGATATACCAGTCCCTCCATCTCCAGAGCTTCCCAAGCCTGTTGACTTTTGA
- the LOC109949680 gene encoding G-type lectin S-receptor-like serine/threonine-protein kinase LECRK2, translated as MASNIQIVVFLLSVFCLAGDGAPQKHSSQIINPGSSLSPQSTHQPSSWPSSSGHFAFGFYQQGDGFAVGIWLVGIEGKTIVWTANRDDPPVTLNAMLQLTSDGKLVLSDRGQQKNLIIVTTSTNSSTDSAASSASMLDSGDFVLYNKRFDVIWKSFNHPTDTLLGGQILPIGGQLFSSFSENDHSTGRFHLNMQADGNLVLYPANSENSRADSYWSSETYGQPKLQLYLNTTGRLVLINSTRWADFNVLNYDDLSKANHKNGTIYRATVDVDGNFQLYSYEYDESIGKLRPSLMWFKPDNPCDVKGLCGLNSYCTFNDNKPNCLCLPGSDYAASDHMILGCSRNYTQVECKDGKENTSSYHMSTMENMVLEDAAYDQAQMSTVEECSRSCLEDCNCGAAVFDSESNICAKQNLPLRYVRRDLEESTRAVFKVGNITSSNISNNQNNTNLPIPGNPITTVVTTTDKKVIEQILVLTLTLIIFSCAALAVSAFYIFKIRLLRYERLTELNGDLGLADEELTLRSFSYNELRRATNGFKEELGKGSFGAVYKGALNKGKKFIAVKRLEKLVEEGEREFRAEMQAIGRTHHKNLVRLLGYSAEDSKRLLVYEYMSNGSLADLLFRTEWHPTWSERVTIALDVARGLLYLHEECKAPIIHCDIKPQNILMDEFWNAKISDFGLAKLLMPDQTRTFTGVRGTRGYLAPEWQKNTPISVKADVYSYGIVLLEIVCCRRNMDVNVRAEEIILSTWVYKCFVGRELHKLVGGEEVDKKTLENMVKVGLWCIQDEPALRPSMKSVVLMLQGITDIAIPPCPTATSM; from the coding sequence ATGGCTTCCAATATTCAGATTGTTGTCTTCCTCCTTTCTGTATTTTGTCTAGCAGGTGACGGAGCTCCACAAAAGCATTCTAGCCAAATAATAAACCCAGGCTCTTCACTTTCTCCCCAAAGTACTCACCAACCAAGCTCATGGCCTTCTTCTTCCGGCcactttgcttttgggttttATCAGCAAGGAGATGGATTTGCTGTCGGAATTTGGCTGGTGGGaatagaaggaaaaacaattgTTTGGACAGCAAATCGTGACGATCCCCCAGTGACCTTAAATGCAATGCTGCAGTTAACAAGTGATGGAAAGCTTGTTCTAAGTGACCGAGGACAACAAAAGAACCTCATCATCGTCACTACTAGTACTAATTCATCGACAGACTCTGCAGCTTCCTCTGCCTCCATGCTTGATTCTGGAGATTTTGTTCTGTATAACAAAAGATTCGATGTCATTTGGAAGAGCTTTAATCATCCGACTGACACTCTCCTTGGAGGTCAGATTCTGCCTATTGGAGGTCAACTATTCTCCagtttttcagaaaatgacCACTCAACAGGACGGTTCCATCTCAACATGCAGGCTGATGGAAACCTGGTTCTATACCCGGCAAACAGCGAAAACTCGCGTGCAGATTCTTATTGGAGCTCTGAAACCTATGGCCAACCTAAGCTTCAACTTTATCTTAACACTACAGGTCGTCTAGTTCTCATCAACAGCACTAGGTGGGCAGATTTCaatgttttaaattatgaTGATTTGTCCAAAGCCAACCACAAAAATGGTACCATATATCGTGCGACTGTTGACGTGGATGGAAATTTCCAGTTGTATTCTTATGAATATGATGAGAGTATTGGAAAACTCCGGCCATCCCTTATGTGGTTTAAACCGGACAATCCTTGTGATGTTAAAGGCTTATGTGGCCTTAACAGCTACTGCACATTCAACGACAATAAACCAAACTGCCTTTGCCTTCCTGGATCTGATTACGCTGCCTCCGATCACATGATACTCGGTTGCTCGAGAAACTATACTCAAGTAGAGTGTAAAGATGGGAAAGAAAATACATCAAGTTATCACATGAGCACCATGGAGAATATGGTGTTGGAAGACGCTGCTTATGATCAAGCACAAATGTCAACGGTGGAAGAATGCAGCAGATCTTGCCTGGAAGACTGCAACTGCGGGGCAGCTGTTTTCGACAGTGAGAGTAATATTTGTGCCAAACAAAACTTACCACTCAGATATGTCCGAAGGGATCTCGAGGAGTCTACCAGAGCTGTCTTCAAGGTCGGCAACATAACAAGTAGTAACATAAGCAACAATCAAAACAACACTAATCTACCCATCCCGGGGAATCCAATTACCACGGTTGTTACTACCACAGACAAGAAAGTGATAGAGCAAATTCTTGTTTTAACTTTAACTCTCATCATATTCTCATGTGCCGCCCTTGCAGTTTCTGCATTTTACATTTTTAAAATCCGACTTCTGCGCTACGAAAGGTTGACAGAGCTTAATGGTGATTTGGGGCTGGCTGATGAGGAACTTACTTTGAGATCTTTTTCATACAATGAGCTGAGAAGAGCTACCAATGGGTTCAAAGAAGAATTGGGAAAGGGCTCGTTTGGAGCAGTTTACAAAGGGGCtttaaacaaaggaaaaaaattcattgcaGTGAAAAGATTAGAGAAGCTAGTCGAAGAAGGTGAGAGGGAGTTTCGTGCGGAGATGCAAGCAATCGGAAGAACTCACCACAAGAACTTAGTTCGATTGCTTGGTTACTCCGCTGAGGACTCAAAAAGGCTCCTTGTGTATGAATATATGAGCAATGGCTCCCTTGCAGATCTCCTTTTCAGGACTGAATGGCATCCTACTTGGAGTGAAAGAGTAACAATTGCACTCGATGTCGCAAGAGGTCTCCTCTATCTACATGAAGAGTGTAAGGCCCCTATCATCCATTGCGACATAAAGCCTCAAAACATTCTGATGGATGAATTCTGGAATGCTAAAATCTCTGACTTTGGACTTGCAAAATTGTTGATGCCGGATCAAACGAGGACTTTCACAGGGGTCAGAGGGACAAGAGGGTATTTGGCACCAGAATGGCAAAAGAACACTCCAATCTCAGTGAAGGCAGATGTTTATAGTTACGGAATAGTGCTTCTCGAAATTGTATGTTGCAGGCGGAACATGGACGTCAATGTTAGAGCAGAGGAGATAATTCTATCTACTTGGGTCTACAAGTGCTTTGTTGGTAGAGAGCTGCATAAGCTCGTGGGTGGTGAAGAGGTCGATAAAAAGACGTTGGAGAACATGGTTAAGGTGGGACTATGGTGTATACAAGATGAACCAGCTCTGCGTCCTTCAATGAAGTCTGTTGTGTTGATGTTACAAGGTATTACTGATATAGCTATTCCACCATGTCCAACTGCTACCTCCATGTAA